From the genome of Hyphobacterium sp. CCMP332:
AATCAAGCCATGCCGATAATGACGCAAGCGGGTTGCCGCCTGATAGGCCCTATGCTAAGCGGGCGCGCAACTGGAGAAGCGCGCGTCTCAAGGGCGAAAGCGTGCTTCAGATTTCGCAATGTTCTCAAGTATTTGGCGGTTGATCAAATCGACGCGCAAATACAATCAGCAAAGGCAGGCGACAGAACGGTCAGATGAGTGGTGATCACGTAACAATCACCGGCGCAGCCGGACGGTATGCCAGCGCCCTGTTCGAGCTGGCTTCGGACGCCAAATTGGCGGACAAGGTCGAAGCCGACATGGCTGCTCTGGGCGAGTTGCTGGCAGGCAGCGAGGAGCTGTCGGCCGCGCTGAAAAGCCCGATGGTCGATGGCGATGCCAAATCCGGAATCATCACGGCGATTGCCGAAAAGGCCGGTTTTCAGGATATGACCCGGAACGCGCTGAAAGTGGCGGCTGAAAACGGCCGCGCCGGCGAGTTCGGGCTGATTGCAGCGGCCTATGCCAAAATGGCGGCTGCGGCGCGCGGTGTGGTATCTGCGGATGTCACCAGTGCTGCCAAGCTGACGGCCAAGGAAATTGACGCTTTGACAGCGTCCTTGAAACGCGCCCTCGGGCGTGAAGTTGACGTCCGGACTCACGAAAATCCGGACATTCTCGGCGGGCTGATCGTTCAGGTCGGTTCGCGCATGTATGATTCCTCCCTTCGGACCAAGCTCGACGGGCTCCGGACAGCGATGAAAGAGGCTTAGAAGCGCCATGGACATCCGTGCTGCGGAAATTTCCGCAATTCTCAAAGATCAGATCAAGAATTATGGCGCCGACTCGAAAGTCTCGGACGTTGGCCAGATCCTGTCCGTAGGTGACGGGATTGCCCGCGTCTACGGCCTCGACGAGGTTCGCGCCGGTGAGCTCGTGGAATTCCCGGGCGGGGTGAAGGGCATGGCTCTGAACCTGGAGCGCGACAATGTCGGTTGCGTGATTTTCGGCGAAGACCGCGGCCTGAAAGAAGGCGATACGGTCAAGCGTCTCGGCTCCATCGTGGACACCGGTGTTGGCAAGGGTTTCCTTGGCCGCGTCGTGAACGCGCTGGGCGAGCCGATTGACGGCAAGGGCCCGATTGATGCGACCGAGCGCCGCCGCGTGGACGTGAAGGCCCCGGGCATCATCCCGCGGAAGTCCGTGCACGAGCCCATGGCGACCGGCATCAAGTCCGTCGATGCCATGATCCCGATTGGCCGGGGTCAGCGCGAGCTGATCATTGGCGACCGTCAGACCGGCAAGACCGCCATCGCGATCGACGCCATTCTGAACCAGAAGCAGGTCAATGAAAGCGATGACGAGAGCAAGAAGCTCTATTGCGTCTATGTCGCTGTCGGCCAGAAGCGCTCCACCGTTGCCCAGATCGTGAAAACGCTCGAGGAAAACGGCGCCATGGAATACACCACCGTGGTCGCGGCCACCGCGTCTGATCCGGCTCCGATGCAGTTCCTCGCACCGTTTACCGCGTGTACGATCGGCGAATATTTCCGCGATAACGGCATGCACGCCCTCATCGTCTATGATGATCTCTCGAAGCAGGCCGTGGCCTATCGTCAGATGTCGCTCCTTCTGCGCCGCCCGCCGGGCCGCGAAGCCTATCCGGGTGACGTTTTCTATCTGCACTCCCGCCTGCTGGAACGTGCGGCCAAGATGAATGACGAACTGGGTTCCGGTTCGCTGACCGCCCTGCCGATCATCGAAACCCAGGCCAATGACGTGTCGGCCTATATTCCGACCAATGTGATCTCGATCACCGATGGCCAGATCTTCCTCGAAACCGATCTCTTCTTCCAGGGTATTCGCCCGGCCGTCAACGTCGGTCTGTCCGTGTCCCGCGTGGGCTCTGCGGCTCAGACGAAGGCGATGAAGCAGGTTGCCGGCAAGATGAAGGGTGAACTCGCCCAGTACCGTGAAATGGCGGCCTTTGCCCAGTTCGGTTCCGATCTCGACGCTGCCACGCAGCGTCTGCTCAACCGGGGCCAGCGCCTGACCGAACTTCTGAAGCAGCCGCAATTCTCGCCGCTGTCGATGGAAGAACAGGTCTGCGTGATCTTTGCGGGTACACGCGGCTATCTCGACAAGATTCCGGTCGGCAATGTGCGCCAGTATGAAGCCGAGCTTCTGCGCCACCTGCATGCCGATCATGCTGAACTTCTGGCGAGCATCCGCGACGAACAGAAGCTGAGCGATGACAGTGAAAGCAAACTGACCTCCGTGGTCGAGGCCTTCACGAAGAACTTCGCTTAGGGTCAGGGTTTAGGAGAGCCGCATGGCTTCGCTTAAAGAGCTTCGCAATCGCATCTCCAGCGTGAAATCCACGCAGAAGATCACCAAGGCGATGCAGATGGTGGCCGCGGCCAAATTGCGCCGGGCACAGGACGCAGCCGAAGCGGCCGGGCCTTATGCCGAGCGCATGGCGTCCGTCATGGCGAATCTGTCGGCCTCGATGAAGGATTCTCCGGGTGCCCCTCCGCTTCTGGTGGGGACGGGCAAGTCCGATTCGGTTCTACTGCTGGTGCTGACAGCCGACCGTGGCCTGTGTGGTGGTTTCAACACCAACATCGCCCGCAAGGCTCGCGAGCGCATTACCGCGCTGCAGGCGGCCGGCAAGACAGTCAGGATCATCACCGTCGGCAAGAAGGGCGCAGACCAGCTCAAGCGCCTCTACAGCGACCTGATCGTGAAGCAATACGATCTCTCGGGTGGCAAGACTGCCGGGCGCGATGCCGCATCGAAATTCGGCCTGATCGTCCGCGACATGTTCGCCGCCGGTGAGTTCGATATCTGCGAGCTCATCTCGTCGGAATTTGTCTCCGTGATTTCGCAGAAGCCGCGGGCCCAGACGCTGATCCCGGCCGTTGATGCGATTGATGAAAGCGTCAATCGCCCCGATCTCGGCGGCGCTGTCTATGAATACGAGCCCGACGAGGAGGAAATCCTCAACGTGCTCCTGCCGCGTTATGTCGATACGATTATCCTGTCCGCCCTGCTGGAAAACGCCGCAGGCGAGATGGGCGCCCGCATGGCCGCAATGGACAATGCCACGCGCAATGCCGGCGAACTGATCGACAAACTGAACCTCGTTTATAACCGCACACGCCAGGCCAAGATCACGACGGAGCTGACCGAAATCATCTCCGGCGCCGAGGCCTTGTAAGAAATACGTCCGCAAAAGGAATTATGCAGATGGCACAGCTCAAGGGACGCGTCGTACAGATTACCGGCGCCGTTGTTGACGTCGAATTTGAAGGCGGCCTGCCGGATATTCTCAACGCTGTTGAAACCAGGAATGGCGAACAGAAACTGGTTCTGGAAGTCGCCCAGCATCTGGGTGAAAACACCGTCCGGACCATCGCCATGGACGCCACGGAAGGCCTGCAACGCGGTGCCGAAGTGAGCGATACCGGCTCGCCGATCACCGTTCCGGTGGGTCCGGGCGTGCTGGGCCGTATCCTGAACGTGACCGGTGACCCGATCGATGAGGCTGGCGAGGTTTCTTTTGAACAACGCGCCCCGATCCACCGTTCCGCTCCGGCCTTTGACGAACAGGCCACGGAAGCTGAAATCCTGCCGACCGGTATCAAGGTCATCGACCTGCTCTGCCCCTACGCAAAGGGCGGCAAGATCGGCCTCTTCGGCGGTGCCGGCGTGGGCAAGACGGTGCTCATTCAGGAACTGATCAACAACATCGCCAAGCTGTTCGGCGGTTACTCGGTCTTCGCCGGCGTGGGTGAACGCACCCGCGAAGGAAACGACCTGTACTGGGAAATGATCGAATCCGGCGTGAACAAGGACCCGTCCAAGGGTTCTGTCGAAGGCTCGCGCTGCGCCCTCGTTTTCGGTCAGATGAACGAGCCTCCGGGTGCCCGCGCACGGGTCGCTCTGGCCGGTCTCGCCCAGGCTGAATATTTCCGCGATGAAGAAGGCAAGGACGTGCTCTTCTTCGTCGACAACATCTTCCGCTTCACACAGGCCGGTTCCGAAGTGTCCGCCCTGCTCGGCCGTATTCCGTCGGCTGTGGGTTATCAGCCGACCCTGGCCACCGACATGGGTGCGCTGCAGGAACGCATTACTTCTACCAAGAAGGGCTCGATCACATCCGTGCAGGCCGTCTACGTGCCCGCAGATGACCTGACCGACCCGGCCCCGGCCACCACCTTCGCCCACCTCGATGCGACGACCACGCTGAACCGCTCGATCGCGGAAAAGGGTATCTACCCGGCTGTGGATCCGCTCGATTCGTCCTCGCGTATCCTCGATCCGCGGATTGTCGGTGAAGAACACTATGAAACGGCCCGCGCCGTGCAGGAAATCCTGCAGCGCTACAAGGCCCTTCAGGACATTATCGCCATTCTCGGCATGGATGAATTGTCCGAAGAGGACAAGCTGACCGTGGCCCGTGCCCGGAAAGTGGAACGCTTCTTCTCGCAGCCGTTCGACGTGGCCCAGATCTTCACCGGCTTCCCGGGTGTTCAGGTGCCGGTCGCCGATACGGTCAAGGGCTTCAAGGCGATTGTCGCCGGTGAATATGATCACCTGCCGGAACCGGCCTTCTACATGGTCGGCACGATCGAAGACGCCGTGAAGAAAGCAGAACAACTGGCCGCTGAAGCCGCCTAGCTTCGCTTTCATATGAATTTGAAAAGGCCGGTCATCACGACCGGCCTTTTCTTTCGGGCGCTGACCCGCCAAACTCGCCGCCAGACCGGGGAGTCCTTTATGAAATTCATCGTCGCTGCCATCAGCCTGCTATTCGTCGCGGCCTCGCCGCCGCCACCACCCCCGCCGGCACCGGATGTCGCTCTCGGTGAGTTTGACGGTTATGACGGCCCGGCGCTTTGGCGGGCCTGGCGGCGGGCGGCCTATGATGCCGCAGCCGATGGCGCGCTGGAGCGCTTTGAAGCCCACAATATCGATCAGCCAGGCGCGGCAATCGAAACCGAAGGTCCGCGCGGCCAGCGCGGTTCGCCTTTCTACTGGACGGAAGTCTTCCGTTTTGCTTTCAACGAAGTCTGCGGGAACGCTAATTGCCAATGGCGCTATCATCAGGTCAGCATTGAAGGCGAAACAACAGATTTTGATGTCATAGCCGAACGTCTGTTTGATGGTGCCGCTGCCGCTGCCTATCTCCGCTCGAACGGGCTGGAGCCCGGTCAGGATATAGGCGGGGAACACCGCGCCTTCGGACGGCAAGCCGAACTGGATGAAGCGGTGGCCGATCGCATTGATCTGGTGACCCATCTGGAAAGCGATTGCGCCGCTGTCGCGCAATGGCAGCAACGTTATGACGGTCAAATGCCTCCGCCGGTCGTGACATCGGAGGGCGAAATACCGCCTCAGCCTCTTCCGCCCCTGCCGTTCAATGTCGCCATGCAGCTCGATATGCCCGGTTGGGCCGTGGGCTCCGATGCGCCCTGGGTGCGCCGCGAGGATAGCCGCGATCGCGCTCTATTGGATTTGCTGGGCGCTTTGCCGCCGAACTGCTGAGCTCAGCGCCGGCAGCGAGTGAAAACAATGCTCCACAAATCGCGCCGGGCCTGTTAAAGAGCGCCGCGAACGCACGAAGGATTCTCCGTCATGGCTGACAAACTTCATTTTGACCTCGTTTCTCCCGAACGCCGCCTGTTCCAGGGCGATGTCGACATGGTGGTGGTCCCTGGCGAAGAGGGCGATTTCGGTGTCCTTCCGGGTCATGCGCCGGTGATGAGCGCGATCCGGTCCGGCGCGATTTCCGTCCATGACGGCTCCGATGTGCGCCGAACCTTCATTCATGGCGGTTTCGCCGAGGTCACGCCGGAAGGCCTGACCGTGCTCGCCGAGGAGGCCATCGATCTGGCGGCTGTTGATCGCGATCAACTGGCGAAGGACCTGACCGATGCGCGCGAGGATATCGGCCTCGCCCGCAATGATCTCGAACGCCAAGTCGCCGAAGCCAAACTTGCCAAGTTCGAGGCGCTGACCGAAGCGCTGAACGGCTGATCGACTTTCTCATCTCTCTCGGCCTGACAGATTTCATCGGCTTTGCCGGCGTCGCCTGCGTCCTGTTTGCCTATTTCTGGCAACAGACAAGGGGCGTGAGCGATGATGACTGGCGCCATCCGGTCATCAATGGTGTGGGTGCTGTGCTCTTGCTGATCTCTTTGATCTACAAGCCCAACCCGGCCTCTATCGCGATTGAATTTTCATGGTTTGCAATCAGCCTGATCGGGCTCGTCAGGGCGCTGAAGAATCGTCAGCGCGCGAAAGCGGAAAACGCCTCCACCACTTCTTCATAGACGGCACGTTTCCAGTCGATGATGAGCGGCGGAATATTCGCCAGCTTCTCCCATCGCCATTCGGCAAATTCCTGTGGCGGGACAGCCGTCAGATCGAAATCCGCGTCGCGTCCGGTGAACCGGAAGGCAAACCAGCGCTGTTTCTGGCCTTTCCATTTATAGCGTTTCTGGTCGGGCCGCGGCGGCAGGCCAGGCGGAAAATCATAGGCAATCCAGTGATCGATCGCGCCGAGAAGCTCCAGGAACTTAAGAATGCCCAGGAAGACCTTGGCGTCGCCAAATCCGATGTCGAAGTCAATCAGGCCCGCGAGCGCGTCGTCCGTCTTGAGGCTATGCGGAGTGCTGTCGCAAACTGAGCCGGCCCGCGCAGACTGACTAAATGAAGATTTTTCTATTCGGCCTTGCTGTCCGGAGCATGACAATGCGCCTTGCGCCAGGCGCTCGGCGTTTCGCCGGCCACATCGTTGAACGCCTTGTTGAAGTTGGAACGGGTCTGGAAGCCGCAATCGAGCATCAGCTCGACCAGCGGCCGGGCCGGATCTGCCTGAATAAGGCGCTGGGCCTCAGCGATGCGCCAGCCATTGATCCAGCGGCTGACGCTGACCCCGAAGCGGTCATTGACAGTCTCCGACACCGTGCGCTGCGGCAGGCCGAGCTGGCGCGCGAGGCGCGCCACGGTTAGCTCTGCGTCGAGCCAAGGACGCGTCTGGGACATATGGACCTCAAGCCGTTCCTGGACCTGCTCGGACCGTGCACCCCCGCGTTGGATCCGCGTCACAATCCAGCTCAAGGGACCGGTCTGGTTCAGGCTGGTCAGCACCAGATAGGCAAGGAAGAACAGGAAACCGGCCATCGTGAATACCAGGGCGCGTGACTGTCTCAGATTATCGCTTTCGGCCAGCTCGACCATGACGAGCCCATCGGCGAGTGCCATCAGGATGAGCCAGCCGCTCACCATGTATTTCCAGCGCCGAGCGGCGGGCAAGGCGGCCTTGATGTGGATCAGGCAGAGACCGCAATAGAGAACGAGGCTGAGAATGATGACCACGTCGAGATAGGCCCCGCTCCCGACAATTTGCCGTGCCAGGGCGAGGCCGGCCGGACCGGTGAGGTGGATCAGATCCCGCGCCGATGGCGTTTCGTCCGGCTGCGTGGTCGAGCGCAGATGCAGGTAGATGACCGGTGCAAGGGCCATCGCTAGGACCGGTCGCCACCAGACCAGTGGGTTACCGATCTCCATTACCGCCAGACTCGTTAGTAGATGCTGGGTCGCAAACAAGGCAAATACCACGGCCAAAAGCCTGTGTGCCAGTTTCGGCTCCGATCGCAGATTGGCCAGAAAGACGGCCATGATCGCCGAGAGTGCAGCGGAGATGTGGAGAACAGACAGCATCCAGACTTGATAAGGCGTCTCGGCCCCGTGGCCAAGATCACGTTTTGATCTGTCCTCAATCGCGTTTCAGGGCGCATGCGGGGCAAAACCCGGCTTTTCTGGCGTCACCGCAAAGGAGGCCCAAATGACTCATCCGCTCGCCCGTTCCCTTTTTGCCATTGCTACTTTCCTCGGCCTGGCTCTGACCCAACCGGCATTTTCGCTGTCGGATTCCGATGTCGATCTCGTGATTCTGAACGCGACCCTGATCAGCCCCGAGCGGGCCACGCCGCTACAGGATGCCTGGGTGAGAGTGAGTGGCGACCGCATTATTGAGGTTGGCAGCGGAGCCATTGATGTGGGCTCTGCGCAAGTGATTGACGCCAATCATGGATACCTGATCCCGGGTCTGATCGACAGTCATGTCCATCTCTATCATGCGACCGGATTGCGCGCCCGCTACACTGATGACCACGTCGCGCTCTACCGCGGCTATATGGAGCAACAGCCTCGCAGCTTCCTGTTCCACGGCTTCACCACCGTGATTGAACTCAATGCCGATGCGGAGACCAATGCCCGCTTCGAAGCTGCCCCGCTTCACCCCCATCTGGTCCATTGCGGCCAGGGGGTCGCACTGTCGGATGGCTTCATGGCGCTCGAACTCGAAGGCGTACCGATTGGGGATGCCTATCCCGGCTATCTGATCGATCACTATGCAGGTGGCCTCATCCCTGACGGCGCAGACCCCGCGGCGCACACGCCTGAGGCCGTTGTGGCGTCAGTTGTCGATCAGGGCGGCCAATGCATCAAGCTCTACTACGAAGAGGCCCTGTGGTGGCCTGAAGGCGCGCCAGCCTTCCGTTTGCCCTCGGTAGCGATCGTGCGTGACGTGGTTGCGGCAGCCCATGCGGCCGGCTTGCCGGTCCTGCTCCATGCGACCACGCCGGCTGGCTATGAGTTCGCCCTCCAGTCGGGTATCGATATTCTGGCCCACGGCATGTGGGAATGGACCGGCCAGTCTTTCACCGACCCCCAGCCCTCCGCGCGCACTGCGGAAATAGCCTGGCGCGTTGCCCATTCTCGCATTGCGGTGCAGCCGACCATTGAGACCATCCGAAATACGGCCAGCCTGTTTGACGCGTCCGTGCTAGCGGATACTGGCTGGGTCGATGCGGTGCCCGCGGCCTATCTCGACTATTTGCGCGGTGAGGCCCAGGTTCAGCGCGAGGATTTTATTGCCATGTTCGGCGCCACGACCGTCGAGGGGAGCGGCAGCGATGATATGGGCGCCGCGCAATCGGCATTTCTGAACCGGTATGAAAACCTGCTTTCGGGGATGTATGCCGAAAATTCCCGCCTCCTGTTCGGCACCGACACGGCCGTTGGCGGCTTCGGCTGGGCCTCCCCTCCTGGACTGGCAGGGTATTGGGAAATGCAGAACTGGGTCGATACTGGCATCACGCTCCAGTCCTTGTTCAGGGCGATGACGATCAATAATGCCGCTGCCTTTGGTCTGGGCAACGAGATTGGTACGATTGAGCCGGGGAAGCGCGCGGATCTCTTGATCCTCCGGTCCAGTCCGCTGCTTGATGTCGCGGCCTATAATCAGATCGATCGGGTAGTTCTGGCCGGCGAAGTGATCGAGCGGTCCAGCCTGTCCGCGCGCTAAATGGAGGTTCCAGATCACCAGGCGCTCGAAAGCCTAGCGCGCGAAAGCGGAAAACGCCTCCACCACTTCTTCATAGACGGCACGTTTCCAGTCGATGATGAGCGGCGGAATATTCGCCAGCTTCTCCCATCGCCATTCGGCAAATTCCTGTGGCGGGACAGCCGTCAGATCGAAATCCGCGTCGCGTCCGGTGAACCGGAAGGCAAACCAGCGCTGCTTCTGGCCTTTCCATTTATAGCGTTTCTGGTCGGGCCGCGGCGGCAGGCCAGGCGGAAAATCATAGGCAATCCAGTGATCGATCGCGCCGAGAAGCTCCAGCTGGTCCGGGCGCGCACCGGTTTCCTCATAGGCTTCGCGGCGGGCAGCCGCCTCGGCGTCTTCACCCTTATCCATGCCGCCTTGCGGGAATTGCCAGATATGCGGGCCGTCGACATCCGCGCGGCGGCCAATCCAGACAAGGCCTTCGGCATTGAACAACACGACGCCGGCATTGGCCCGGTGTTGCGGATAGGGGTCGTCCATCAATGGCTGCTGGATGAAGCGGTTTGCGATCCACCGCGTTCGGCCTGTTGCCGCGCCATGACGGCTGACGGCGGGGCCAGGGCGTAGCCACGCGCCTCGAGCCCTTCGGCCCAGCGGGCGACCTGATCGACGGTCGAGCGATAGGCGAATCCCGCCCCGACCGCGCTGCCATTCTGAAGCGCGAGCGCTTCCAGTGTCAGCAGGCGGTCATCCACCGCAGAAGGTGAGGGGTCTTCATCCAGCACACGATCGGCTATCCCCCACCGCGCACCGGCATTGCCGCCAGCGGCTTCAATCGTCGACCGGCGGCCCGTACCGTCATGCAGGAAAGAGACGCCGCGTTCTTCCAGTGTGGCCATCAGATGGCCGAGCGCCGGTTCGGACGTCGAAAAGCGCGCGCCGAGATAATTCGTCATCGCGAAATAGCCGGTCGCCTGACTCATCAGCCAGTAGAGGCGGCGCGAATTTTCCGAATTCGGCGCATCGGCGAGCAGCGTGTGCGGGCCCGGATCATTATTGGGATAATCAAAGGGCTCCATCGGTACCTCGATCAGCACTTCATGTCCGGCCGCCCGCGCCTGGTCGATCCAGCTTTGAAGATCGCGGGAATAGGGCGCAAAGCTGAGCGCGACTTCCGGCGGCAAGTCGTTGATGGCGGCCTCTGTCACGGCGCGGTTCAGCCCCATCCCGCCAATCACCACGGCAATCATCGGCATGTTGGGATCGCCATGCCAGGGACGGGCATAAGCCTGATCCGGGCGGGTGCCATCCGGACCAATGGCCGGCAGAGGCCCGGACGGTCCCGGCGTTGTGAGGCCGGTCAGCGGTGCGGTCACCAGCGCGTTCGGATTGGTCTGCCCCGCATGTTGGGCTTCTGCGTGAGCCGGATCCGAGCCATCCACCGGGGGTGTGGCTTCAAAGGTTTCCGGAACGCCGGACAGCGATGGCTCGATCTCGGTATCCGGCGAAGTAAATTCGACCGGACGGCGGATGTCGGCGATTTGCACGTCCTGAAGGGCCGGCTCGGGAATGGGGGCGAGAGCTTGCCGGGCGACCGGCGGACGGCCCGCAGGATCGCCGAGAAACGCAATCATCAACGCGCCAATGCCGAACAGCAGCGCGGCCCCCACCCCGGCGAGGGCAGGCGCTTTGAAGGCTTGTGTCGCGCTTGTTGTGTTTCCGCTCATCTTTACCCGGCGTGTCGGCCTGTCAGTCCGACCGAATCAATTCGATCGGACCTCTGGCTGATTGCTGCCCGCTGCCGGGTAAGAAAGGGTTAAGACGGGCGGCTGGACGACCGTTCTATTGCAGTGCGGCCTGTTCCCGCTCGGCCAGGCCTGCCAGAATCTGCAAGGCCCGCTCCAGCTGGAAATCGGTACCTTCATAGTCTTCGGGCGGCTGCTCGATCGTTGCGAGGTTTTCCGCTTCCCGCTCTGTTCCGTCTTCATTCTGAAGAGCACCATCCAGCGCGGATTCGCTGTAGCGGGCTTCGGCGCTCTCCTCGATCGGGCGGAATGCCACGAGCCAGTCCGGCACAATACCGGTGGCCTGAATGGAGCGGCCCGACGGGGTGTAGTAACGGCCCGTGGTCAGGCGCAGACCGCCATCACGACCGCCGCGCAGCGGGATCAGCGTCTGAACCGAGCCCTTGCCGAAGCTGGTGCGGCCAACAAGCGTCGCACGCTCGCGGTCCTGCAGGGCACCCGCAACGATTTCCGACGCACTCGCGGACCCTTCATTGATCAGCACGACCACCGGGGCCCCATTGATCATATCACCCGGACGGGCGTTGAAACGCTGGTTCTCGCCCGGATTGCGATAGCGTGTGGTCACGATCTCGCCGCCATCGAGGAAGGTGTCGGTGACGCCGACAGCCTGATCCAGAAGGCCACCCGGATTGAAACGCAAATCGACAATGACGCCCGGAATCGTGCCACCGAAAGCGTCCCGCATTTCAGCAATCGCCTCATGCAGTGTTTCTGTCGTGTGTTCATTGAAACCGGCAATGCGCAGATAGCCGAAGCCCTCTTCCTCACGCCAGGCCACGGTGCGCAGCGGAATGATTTCGCGCACCAGATTCAGATCGAAATCCTCTTCGCCCTCACGGGCAACGGTGATGGTGACCGGCGCGCCCACAGGGCCGCGCATCAGATCAACGGCTTCATCTGTCGAGAATCCGATGATGGACTCGCCATCAACGCCGATAATCTGATCGCCAGGCTGCAGTCCGGCACGGCCGGCGGGCGTGTCTTCATAGGGCGATACAATCGTGATGCGGTCATCGCGAACGGTAATTTCCATGCCGAGACCGCCATATTCGCCGCGCGTTGACACCTGCATGTCCTGGAAGCTGTCGGGAGAGAGATAGGAGGAGTGCGGGTCCAGACTTTCCAGCATGCCTTCAATGGCCGCTTCGATCAGCGCCGCGTCATCGACATCGGTGACATAATCCGACTCAATCCGGGACAGGACATCGCCGAACAATTCGAGCTGGCGATAAGTGTCTTCGCGGGAATTGTCGAAGCCTTCTGCGGAAACCGCGAGAGCACCGGCGCCAAGAGCGAAAGCAATAGCTGCTGCAATGAAATTCAAACGCATGATCTAACGAGTCCTTTTTATCTCGCCCGCATTATCCGGATTGCGATCTGACCCTTAACCAGGGCTCGGGGTCAACCGCTGTTTCTCCGCGCCGGATCTCCAGATACAAATCCGGTGCCACTTCATCATTACCGGGCATCTCCCCGATGGGCTCGCCCGCCAGAACCGACTGACCCGCCTCGGCATAGATGGAAGCTAGCCCAGCCAGCACAATATAGTAGTCATCGCCTGCACTCAGGATCAATAGTCCGTTATATGTATTAAATGACCCGGCGTATTCGATGCGCGCATCAAAGGGGGCGACAACCTGCCCTCCGGCGCGGGCACGAATCCGGATACCCTCCAGCGGTTCGTTATTCTCGTCATCCTGCCGGAAGCGCAGCACGATCGGCCCTTCTACAGGCGGCCGCAGCTCTCCGCGGCTATCGGCAAAGCGCAGCGTTTCAATCGGTGCCATGGCCGCGCGGGCCACGACCAGACCATCCTCGGGACGCAAGGCCGGGGCCGGAATATCGTCACCGCGGATCAGCCGTCTTGGATTAAAGCGGGGTGAAATTTCCGTCATCCCGCGCAGGGTTTCGAGTAATTGCCGCAAGGTGCGCGCCTGTTCACCGGCTGTGGCGGCGACATCGGCCAGCCGTTCGGCATCTCCCCGGCGGCGCGCTTCCAGCTGCCGGCGTTCGGCCAATAGCTGGCGGATCGTATCCTGGCGGGCACTCAGCTCCTGCTCGGTCGAGGCCAGATCCAGCCGCTCGGCTTCGACGGCCTCCCGCACGGCGCGTAAATTGTCGAGCTCCGCTGCGAGCGCGGCGGCCCGGTCCTGCAATTGAGGCGTGATGGCCGCCAGAAGGCTTGCGGCGCGCGCGGCTTCCTCGGCCTCGCC
Proteins encoded in this window:
- a CDS encoding helix-turn-helix transcriptional regulator, coding for MLSVLHISAALSAIMAVFLANLRSEPKLAHRLLAVVFALFATQHLLTSLAVMEIGNPLVWWRPVLAMALAPVIYLHLRSTTQPDETPSARDLIHLTGPAGLALARQIVGSGAYLDVVIILSLVLYCGLCLIHIKAALPAARRWKYMVSGWLILMALADGLVMVELAESDNLRQSRALVFTMAGFLFFLAYLVLTSLNQTGPLSWIVTRIQRGGARSEQVQERLEVHMSQTRPWLDAELTVARLARQLGLPQRTVSETVNDRFGVSVSRWINGWRIAEAQRLIQADPARPLVELMLDCGFQTRSNFNKAFNDVAGETPSAWRKAHCHAPDSKAE
- a CDS encoding F0F1 ATP synthase subunit gamma, which codes for MASLKELRNRISSVKSTQKITKAMQMVAAAKLRRAQDAAEAAGPYAERMASVMANLSASMKDSPGAPPLLVGTGKSDSVLLLVLTADRGLCGGFNTNIARKARERITALQAAGKTVRIITVGKKGADQLKRLYSDLIVKQYDLSGGKTAGRDAASKFGLIVRDMFAAGEFDICELISSEFVSVISQKPRAQTLIPAVDAIDESVNRPDLGGAVYEYEPDEEEILNVLLPRYVDTIILSALLENAAGEMGARMAAMDNATRNAGELIDKLNLVYNRTRQAKITTELTEIISGAEAL
- a CDS encoding F0F1 ATP synthase subunit delta yields the protein MSGDHVTITGAAGRYASALFELASDAKLADKVEADMAALGELLAGSEELSAALKSPMVDGDAKSGIITAIAEKAGFQDMTRNALKVAAENGRAGEFGLIAAAYAKMAAAARGVVSADVTSAAKLTAKEIDALTASLKRALGREVDVRTHENPDILGGLIVQVGSRMYDSSLRTKLDGLRTAMKEA
- the atpD gene encoding F0F1 ATP synthase subunit beta, which codes for MAQLKGRVVQITGAVVDVEFEGGLPDILNAVETRNGEQKLVLEVAQHLGENTVRTIAMDATEGLQRGAEVSDTGSPITVPVGPGVLGRILNVTGDPIDEAGEVSFEQRAPIHRSAPAFDEQATEAEILPTGIKVIDLLCPYAKGGKIGLFGGAGVGKTVLIQELINNIAKLFGGYSVFAGVGERTREGNDLYWEMIESGVNKDPSKGSVEGSRCALVFGQMNEPPGARARVALAGLAQAEYFRDEEGKDVLFFVDNIFRFTQAGSEVSALLGRIPSAVGYQPTLATDMGALQERITSTKKGSITSVQAVYVPADDLTDPAPATTFAHLDATTTLNRSIAEKGIYPAVDPLDSSSRILDPRIVGEEHYETARAVQEILQRYKALQDIIAILGMDELSEEDKLTVARARKVERFFSQPFDVAQIFTGFPGVQVPVADTVKGFKAIVAGEYDHLPEPAFYMVGTIEDAVKKAEQLAAEAA
- a CDS encoding F0F1 ATP synthase subunit epsilon, with the protein product MADKLHFDLVSPERRLFQGDVDMVVVPGEEGDFGVLPGHAPVMSAIRSGAISVHDGSDVRRTFIHGGFAEVTPEGLTVLAEEAIDLAAVDRDQLAKDLTDAREDIGLARNDLERQVAEAKLAKFEALTEALNG
- the atpA gene encoding F0F1 ATP synthase subunit alpha — protein: MDIRAAEISAILKDQIKNYGADSKVSDVGQILSVGDGIARVYGLDEVRAGELVEFPGGVKGMALNLERDNVGCVIFGEDRGLKEGDTVKRLGSIVDTGVGKGFLGRVVNALGEPIDGKGPIDATERRRVDVKAPGIIPRKSVHEPMATGIKSVDAMIPIGRGQRELIIGDRQTGKTAIAIDAILNQKQVNESDDESKKLYCVYVAVGQKRSTVAQIVKTLEENGAMEYTTVVAATASDPAPMQFLAPFTACTIGEYFRDNGMHALIVYDDLSKQAVAYRQMSLLLRRPPGREAYPGDVFYLHSRLLERAAKMNDELGSGSLTALPIIETQANDVSAYIPTNVISITDGQIFLETDLFFQGIRPAVNVGLSVSRVGSAAQTKAMKQVAGKMKGELAQYREMAAFAQFGSDLDAATQRLLNRGQRLTELLKQPQFSPLSMEEQVCVIFAGTRGYLDKIPVGNVRQYEAELLRHLHADHAELLASIRDEQKLSDDSESKLTSVVEAFTKNFA